Proteins from a single region of Corylus avellana chromosome ca11, CavTom2PMs-1.0:
- the LOC132165398 gene encoding cytochrome P450 78A7-like has product MVSALDTKDTSLWVFTLPAFLGSKILLDGYVLFAVFMAFLSLALLTWAFAVGGIAWKNARNQRGSVSIPGPRGLPIFGSLFTLSRGLAHRSLAAMAWSTRANIPLMAFSLGSTPVVVASHPTTAREILTSPHFADRPIKQSAKSLMFSRAIGFAPNGTYWRLLRRIASSHLFAPRRVVAHEPSRQLECAAMLRNIATEQQLNGTVSLRKHLQAASLNNIMGSVFGKRYDPAHDSKELDDLKEMVKEGFELLGAFNWSDYLPWLTYFYDPFHINERCSKLVPRVRKLVRGIIEEHRLTESKNLSDNADFVDVLLSLEGEEKLREDDMVAVLWEMIFRGTDTTALLTEWVMAELVLHPGAQEKLQREIDSVVGNRAVTDADVATLPYLQAVVKETLRVHPPGPLLSWARLSTSDVQLSNGMLIPANTTAMVNMWAITHDPHVWEDPLEFRPERFLESEGGADVDVRGCDLRLAPFGAGRRVCPGKNLGLVTVTLWVAELVHRFTWVEDSGHPVDLDEVLKLSCEMKHPLHGVAVERRSTTGL; this is encoded by the exons atGGTGTCGGCTTTGGACACAAAGGACACAAGCTTGTGGGTGTTCACACTACCAGCTTTTCTTGGGTCCAAAATCCTTCTGGATGGCTATGTTTTGTTTGCAGTCTTTATGGCGTTTCTGTCCCTCGCGCTTCTCACATGGGCCTTTGCGGTTGGGGGTATTGCATGGAAAAACGCCAGGAACCAAAGGGGTAGTGTTTCCATCCCCGGGCCTCGGGGTCTTCCCATCTTCGGGAGCCTATTCACGCTGAGCCGTGGCTTGGCTCACCGCTCCTTGGCTGCCATGGCTTGGAGTACTCGAGCTAACATCCCGCTCATGGCTTTCAGCCTCGGCTCCACCCCCGTGGTTGTAGCCTCACACCCCACCACTGCACGAGAAATCTTGACCTCCCCGCACTTCGCTGACCGCCCCATCAAGCAGTCGGCTAAGAGCCTCATGTTCAGCCGAGCCATCGGTTTCGCTCCCAACGGAACCTACTGGCGGCTTTTGAGAAGGATAGCTTCGTCCCACCTCTTCGCGCCCAGGCGCGTTGTAGCACACGAACCCAGCCGCCAGCTAGAATGCGCCGCCATGCTGCGCAACATAGCAACCGAACAGCAACTCAACGGCACGGTGTCTCTGCGAAAGCACCTCCAGGCTGCCTCTTTGAACAACATCATGGGGAGCGTTTTCGGCAAAAGGTACGACCCGGCGCATGATAGCAAGGAGTTGGATGATCTGAAAGAAATGGTGAAAGAAGGGTTTGAGCTCTTGGGCGCCTTCAACTGGTCTGATTATCTTCCATGGCTGACTTATTTCTACGACCCATTTCATATAAACGAACGTTGCTCCAAACTCGTCCCCCGAGTCAGAAAACTCGTCCGGGGCATTATCGAGGAACACCGACTCACGGAGTCAAAAAACCTCTCTGATAATGCTGATTTCGTTGATGTTTTGCTCTCTTTGGAAGGCGAAGAGAAGCTTCGAGAAGATGACATGGTTGCTGTCTTATGG GAAATGATATTCAGAGGCACTGACACCACCGCTCTGTTGACCGAGTGGGTGATGGCCGAGTTGGTATTGCACCCAGGGGCCCAAGAAAAGCTTCAGAGGGAGATCGACAGCGTGGTGGGAAATAGAGCAGTCACGGACGCCGACGTGGCAACACTACCCTACTTGCAGGCCGTGGTCAAAGAGACTCTCCGGGTCCACCCGCCCGGCCCACTTCTCTCCTGGGCCCGCTTGTCCACCTCGGATGTCCAGCTCAGCAACGGGATGCTGATCCCCGCCAACACAACCGCGATGGTGAACATGTGGGCCATCACGCACGACCCGCACGTGTGGGAGGACCCGCTGGAGTTCAGGCCGGAGAGGTTCCTGGAGAGCGAGGGCGGTGCTGACGTGGACGTGAGGGGCTGTGATCTGAGGCTTGCACCGTTCGGGGCCGGGCGTAGGGTTTGCCCCGGCAAGAACCTAGGGCTCGTGACGGTGACTCTCTGGGTCGCAGAGTTGGTGCACCGTTTCACCTGGGTTGAAGACTCGGGTCACCCGGTGGATCTGGACGAGGTTCTGAAGCTGTCGTGTGAGATGAAGCATCCTCTGCATGGTGTTGCCGTGGAAAGGAGGAGTACTACTGGTCTTTAG
- the LOC132165399 gene encoding F-box/kelch-repeat protein SKIP6, whose product MPPTTSSSSSHQLPSPTMSTAAAATTTTEEPPVLIPSLPDDVALNCLARVPRSHHPTLSLVSKPIRTVLSSTLFFTARSLLHSTEPLLYLSLRSPLSPSLFFCLTSRHENDRILTPVPPIPSAPIGAAYAVVGSTIYVIGGSINDVPSANVWALDCRFNSWQPAPRMRVGREFAAAGAVDGKIYVMGGCVGDTWARSTHWAEVFDPGTGTWEPVASPIEVRDKWMHASAVVDGKVYAMADRGGIVYNANNGEWESVESELDMGWRGRACVVDGVLYCYDYLGKIRGFDVEEKAWRELRGVERGLPRFLCGATMANVGGKLLVVWEMKGKAVEIWCAEIAVEKREGGRELWGEIGWVDKVGFFPNGSIIMHCLAAAV is encoded by the coding sequence ATGCCACCCACTACATCCTCCTCTAGCTCTCATCAGCTACCATCCCCAACCATGTCCaccgccgccgccgccaccaCTACAACCGAAGAACCGCCAGTCCTAATCCCCTCCCTCCCAGACGACGTCGCCTTGAACTGCCTGGCCCGAGTCCCGCGCTCCCACCACCCCACCCTATCCCTGGTGTCGAAACCAATCCGGACCGTTCTCTCGTCCACTCTCTTCTTCACCGCACGATCTCTCCTCCACTCTACCGAGCCTCTCCTCTACCTCTCTCTCCgctctcctctctctccttccCTCTTCTTCTGCCTCACCTCCCGCCATGAAAATGATCGAATCCTCACTCCGGTCCCACCCATCCCCTCCGCCCCCATCGGCGCCGCCTACGCCGTCGTGGGATCAACCATCTACGTCATCGGCGGTTCCATCAACGACGTGCCCAGCGCTAACGTCTGGGCCCTCGACTGTCGCTTCAACAGCTGGCAACCCGCGCCGCGCATGCGGGTCGGGCGCGAGTTCGCCGCCGCGGGAGCGGTGGACGGGAAGATCTACGTGATGGGCGGGTGCGTAGGGGACACGTGGGCCCGGTCCACACACTGGGCCGAGGTGTTCGATCCGGGGACGGGGACGTGGGAACCGGTGGCGAGCCCGATTGAAGTCCGGGACAAGTGGATGCACGCGAGCGCGGTGGTGGACGGGAAGGTCTACGCGATGGCGGACCGGGGCGGCATCGTGTACAACGCGAATAACGGAGAGTGGGAGAGCGTGGAGAGCGAGCTGGACATGGGGTGGAGAGGGAGAGCGTGCGTGGTGGACGGAGTTCTGTACTGCTACGACTACTTGGGGAAGATTAGAGGATTCGATGTGGAGGAGAAGGCGTGGAGAGAACTGAGGGGCGTGGAGAGAGGGCTGCCGAGGTTTCTGTGCGGGGCGACGATGGCCAATGTGGGGGGGAAGCTGCTGGTAGTGTGGGAGATGAAGGGGAAGGCGGTGGAGATTTGGTGTGCGGAGATTGCAGTGGAGAAGAGGGAGGGTGGGAGAGAGCTGTGGGGGGAGATTGGGTGGGTCGACAAGGTTGGCTTCTTCCCCAATGGGTCGATTATCATGCACTGCTTGGCGGCTGCAGTTTGA
- the LOC132165522 gene encoding shikimate kinase, chloroplastic — MEAKIAQSLILSPGTGSEKIVRGPRGSVRFSRRSREQDRFHQLVSVQLQPKTSPSNRLKAVSCSYKNFPASILETGGLQASFDDALILKNKSQEIEPYLSGRCIYLVGMMGSGKTTVGKILSQVLGYSFSDSDMVVEQDLGGTSVTEVFKLYGEGFFREKETEALRKLSLMHRFVVSTGGGAVVRPINWKYMQKGISVWLDVPVEALAHRISAVGTGSRPLLNHDSGDAYKKTYMRLSNLLEERFEAYANANARVSVEDIAAKLGHRDVSNLTPTAIAIEALEQIEGFLKEENGNFAF; from the exons ATGGAGGCAAAAATTGCGCAGAGTTTGATACTTTCACCGGGGACCGGTTCGGAGAAAATTGTAAGGGGACCGAGAGGTTCGGTGCGGTTCTCTCGGCGATCCAGGGAACAGGATAGGTTTCATCAGCTAGTCTCTGTTCAATTGCAGCCTAAAACAAGCCCTTCGAATAGGCTCAAAGCGGTGTCCTGTTCTTATAAGAACTTTCCAG CTTCAATCTTGGAAACTGGAGGTCTCCAAGCTTCTTTTGATGACGCTCTGATTTTGAAG AATAAGTCACAAGAGATCGAGCCATATTTAAGTGGACGCTGCATATATCTTGTTG GTATGATGGGCTCTGGAAAAACAACAGTGGGCAAAATTTTGTCACAAGTACTTGGCTATTCCTTTTCTGATAG TGACATGGTGGTGGAGCAGGACCTTGGTGGAACTTCTGTAACTGAAGTATTCAAGCTCTATGGGGAGGGCTTCTTCAGAGAAAAGGAG ACTGAGGCATTACGGAAGCTGTCTTTGATGCATCGATTTGTTGTTTCTACTGGTGGAGGTGCAGTTGTTCGGCCCATCAACTG GAAATATATGCAGAAGGGAATAAGCGTCTGGTTGGATGTTCCAGTAGAAGCCTTGGCCCATAGAATTTCAGCTGTAGGAACTGGTTCTCGTCCCCTTTTGAATCATGATTCGGGTGATGCATACAAAAAG ACTTACATGCGTCTGTCTAATCTTCTGGAAGAGAGGTTTGAAGCATATGCCAATGCAAATGCGAGGGTTTCCGTGGAAG ATATTGCAGCTAAATTAGGACATAGAGATGTATCCAATCTCACACCAACTGCTATTGCAATtgag GCACTTGAACAAATTGAGGGCTTCCTAAAGGAAGAGAATGGGAATTTTGCTTTCTAG